The following nucleotide sequence is from Rhodothermus sp..
GTATGCCAAAGATAAGGGAGACCGCCGTAAATCCTAACCATGCGGCGGTCCCTACCGGCGTGGCCAGAGCGCCTATGGTACCAAAAAGAGCAAGGGTGCCCATGATTGCCCCTATGCCACTGGCTACTGTGCAGGATCCTCCACCGCTGCCCCCATTGCTTTGGCCCTCTTTTTCTGGTCGGGCCCACAGTCCCTGTACCAGGACAGCCTGGAAAAGAAAGAGCAGACCAGTGCTGTATAATGTGGCTAAGACGCGCTTCATACTGGCTTCGAGGTAACGATTCGCACCCGATGGGCCCCGGCCGGCCGTCGGGGGTGCGGGCCGGACGACCGGCCTCGCACCCCTAATTAACACACACACACACACACACACACAGCTTGTCAAGTGGAAGATGGGGGAGGAATGGCTGAAACTTCAGGAGCTTATGGGAAGAAAGGCGCATCGGTTAACGGGCGCGCTGGCTGCATAGGTTCGGGCAGGATGGAGGCAGCCGGCGCCCTGGAAACGCGCCGGGCCGGCGGGGACGCGAGTCTGCCCAACCCGACATGCATCCGTTCATTAACCCATACAGCTTGTCAAGTCCCTGGAGCGGTTCTTTTGATTGCACGATGGGAGCAGAGAAAGGCGCTTTTCCAGGGACCTGGAGAAAAAGTGGATGAACCCCCGGCCGATCGGCAGGAGGCAGGCCGCGGTTCAGACCGGAGAAGCGGCCAGGCCCAGACGCTCGGCTTCGGCCTGCATGCCGGCTATCACATGCGCGATGTGCTCCTCCAGCGGTAGTCCCAGCTCCTCAGCCCCGCGTCGAATGTCTTCGCGGCTGACGCCGGCCGCAAAGGCTTTGTCCTTGAGCTTTTTCTTGACTGACTTGACGGTCAGGCCTTCAAGCCGGGTCGGGCGCACGTACGCCACGGCCGTGATAAAGCCCGCCAGCTCATCCACGGCGAAGAGGGTCCGGGCCAGCAGGGTGCGGCGTGGAGTGCCCGTGTAGTCGGCGTGGCCCAGGATGGCTTCCAGCATTTCTTCCGGATAGCCCAGCTCGCGGAGCACGCGCACGCCCACATACGGATGCTCTTCAGGCGTGGGGTGGCGTTCATAGTCCAGGTCATGCAACAGGCCCGTCATGCGCCAGAGCGTTTCGTCCTCGCCAAAGTGGCGGGCATAATGCGCCATAGCGGCTTCGACTGCATAGCCGTGGCGTCGCAGGTTTTCCGAGGTGGTCCACTCGTGAAAAAGCTTCAGGGCATCTTCGTAGGTGGGCATGGCTGATCTACTGATTTACACATCACAGATGGCAATGGCACGACGGAGAGATTCCAGAGGATTGTCGGCCGTCGGTATAAACTCCTGGGCGACAAACCCGTCGAATCCAGTCTCGGCAATAGCCCGCATAATGGCGGGGTAATAGAGCTCCTGGGAATCGTCGATTTCGTGGCGGCCCGGTACGCCGGCCGTGTGGAAGTGAGCAATGTACGCGATGTTTTGTCGAATGGTTCGAATGATGTCGCCTTCCATGATCTGCATGTGGTAGATGTCATAAAGTAGTTTGAAACGCTCTGATCCCAGGCGTTTGACCAGCCGCACGCCCCACTCGGTGTGGTCGCACATGTAGTCGGGATGGTCGATCTTACTGTTGAGCAGTTCCATGCAGATTGTAACGCCGTATCGTTCGGCGGTGGGCAGGATCTGCTTGAGACCAATTACGCAGTTCTCCAGGCCCTCTTCGTCATCCATGCCATTACGGTTGCCCGAAAAGCAGATCAGGTTGGGCACACCGGCTTCAGCGGCTTCTTCGATGCGCTTTTTGAATTGCGGCACCAGCCAGGTATGGTTTTCGAGGCGGTTGAAGCCTTCCGTGATGCGCGAGGGGCCATTGCCCATCGCGCAGGTAAGCCCGTATCTCCTGACGATGGGCCAGTCGGGCGGGTCCAGCAGCTCAATGGATTGCAGGCCCATTTGGACACCGGCCGCCGCCAGTGCTTCGACGCTCAGATGGGGGTAGCACCACTTGCAGACGGAGTGCTTAATGCGCCCTTTAAACCAGGAGCGACTACGGGTAGGCAGTACCAGGGGAGCACCGATGCTACCCAGGGCTGCCGCTCCGGCCAGCGTGCGCAGCGCCTGTCGGCGGGTCAGGGCCATAAGGGTCAAACCGGTTTAACCGGGCCGGCTATCGTCAAAGAAACGACACGACCGCCTTCTATGCAAGCCGGTCAGAACACTTCGATCAGGCGCAGTTCTCGCAGGTAACGACCGGGGTTGGCTTCAAAATCTTGCAGAATGCGGTTTAATCCGGTCAGTGTTGTGTCGAGCTTCAGGTAGAGGGTTTCATCGTAAATAAGACGGCCGAGCGTGCCCTGGCCGCTGGCGATGTGGGTCAGGATTCGGTCGAGTGAGGCGGTGGCCTGTTCCAGTGAGGTTGTGCTGACCTCCAGGCGGTGCAGCAGCTGGCGGAGCTGGGCGATTGCAGCTTGAATGGAGTCGGCCGTAGGGCCGGCCACGCTGCGCAGTTGTGAGGAAGTGGCCGACAGGTTTTCCAGCGTGCGTTCGATGTGTCGTTGTTCGCGCTGAAGCAGGGTAGCCAGTGCCTGACTACTCTGGCGAAGTGCCAGCAGGGTCTGGCGCAGATCGCTGCCCGGTGTGCTGAGCTGGGTGGCGGCGGCCTCAGCGGCTACATCGAAGCGTTCCAGCAAGGTGTTCAGTCGGTTCAGGACGGCTGGCGCTTCGTCCACAATCGCCTCTAATCCTCCGTCGGGTTGGCCGGGCAGGCGGCTGCCATCCTTCAGTGGGGGATTCTCAGGAGGACCCGGAATGATCTCCATTTCCACATTGCCGAACATAGCCAGGCCGGCAATGCGTGTATAGGAGCCTTCCGGGAGCGGCACGTTGCCACTGATCTGAAAGCGGATGCGGGCCATGCCGCTTTGCGGATCATAGCGTACGTCCGTCACGCGTCCCACAACGACGCCCTTCAGGCGTACCACGCTACCGTCCACCAGCCCGCCGGCGTCGGGTAGTAGCGTCTCATAAGTAGCGGTGTGCTCAAAGAGCGGTAGGTTCAACAGAAAACGGGTTCCCAGAACCAGAATCAGCGCAGCCACTACGACGGCTACGCCTACCTTGATTTCGTTTTGATAGGTCATGGTGACTATGCTCATACGCTACGAGAAATCGGTTGGCCAATCTGGTACTCGCTGGCTTTCACGAAGGACAACAGAATCGGATCGTCGCTTTGATGCAATGCTTCGATGGTGCCCACCCAGTGCATACGACCCTGATAGAGGAAAGCGACACGGTCGGCTACCGCGAGCACCGAGTGCATGTCATGCGTGACCACAATGCCGGTGACGTTAAGCTGGTGGTTCAGGTTACGAATGAGTTCATCAATGGCATTGGCAGTTTCCGGATCAAGGCCGGTTGTGGGCTCGTCGTAGATGATGTAGCGGGGTTGCAGGGCAATGGCACGGGCCAGGGCCACTCGTTTTTTCATACCCCCCGATAGCTCGTCAGGCATCTTGGGGCCTACGTCTGGCAGTTGTACCAGCTCCAGGCATTCCTGTACGCGCCGTCGTATTTCTGCTTCCGAGAGGTTGGTAAACGTACGGAGGGGAAAGGCTACATTCTCAAAGGCATTCATCGAGTCGAACAGCGCACCGCTTTGAAACAGCACGCCAAACTGACGCCGGATGCGGCGCAGCGCTTCGTAGGAGATGGCGTTAATGTCGACGCCATCGACGAGCACGCGGCCCTGATCGGGCTTGAGCAGGCCGATCAGGTGTTTCATCAGGACGCTTTTGCCCGAGCCCGAGCGGCCGATGATGGCCAGGGTTTCGCCATGGCGAATTTCCAGCGACACGTCCACCAGCACGGGCCGGTCGTCGAAGCTCTTGTAGAGATGTTCTACCTGGATCATGGTGCTACAGCAATAGAATGGCCAGTATCAGATCCGCTACCAGGATATACACACAGCTCAGGACAGCTGCCTGGGTGGTGCTCCGTCCGACGCCTTCGGCGCCTCCCTGCGTGAAGTAGCCTTTGTAGCAGGAGATTGAGGTGATCACAAAGCCAAAAACGAACGACTTGATTACGCCGAAAATAGGATCAAATGGTTTAAAGAACTGCCGGGCACCCCGGAGAAACTCCCCCGTTGAGAGAAAGCCGCCCAGTTCGGCTACCAGCGTACCGGAGGCGATGCCGATAAAAGTGGCCACGATGTACAGAACGGGTACCATGATCATGCCGGCCAGCACCCGCGGGACGACCAGATAGCTGACCGAGTTCAACCCCATGGCCTCGAGCGCATCGATCTGCTCGGTCACCCGCATGGTGCCCAGCTCGGCGGCGATGCGTGCGCCCACGCGTCCGGCCAGAATGAAGCCTGTTACCACAGCTGCCAGCTCCAGAATCATGGAGGGGGCTACCACCGCGCCGATCACCGTTTTGGGAATAAACGGTGACACCAACTGATAAGCGGTTTGTACGGTCATCACAGCGCCAGAAAAGGCCGCTGCCATGGCCACGATCGGGATCGAGTCGATGCCGATCCGGACCATCTGGTCAAACAGGTTCTTCCGGTAGGTTTTGAATTCTCTCAGGGCCGAGAACGCGTGAACGAGAAGCAACGTGTACTGGCCCAGTGCCCGAAACGGTTGCAAAAAATGTGTCAATGAGTTTGGCATATAACGCAACTTCGCCCCCCTATAGGCGTGTGCAAGCGAGGTTTCCTTGCGGAAAGCCGCCTGCTATTGGGCAAACGTAACACGAAGAGTAAAGGAGGGGTTTCAGACGAAGCCAAATCTCATGGCACGTTCATCAAGCCGATACGTCTGTCAGGCCTGTGGCTACGAAGCGCCACGCTGGATGGGACGCTGTCCGGATTGTGGGGGATGGAATACGCTGGTAGAAGAGGCGGTGCCACCCCCTGTGAAGGCAAAGGTGGCTCGGCGTATGGCCCAGGTACCGATGGCCGATCCGGTACCCCTTTCGGCTGTGCCGCTGGAGACAGAGGCCCGGTTGGTAATCGGGGTGGCCGAGCTGGATCGGGTGCTTGGCGGCGGTATTGTACCGGGCTCGTTGATCCTGCTGGCAGGCGATCCCGGCATCGGCAAAAGTACGCTGATGACAGAACTGGCCCGTTACCTGGCTGATCGGCGGGTGCTTTACGTTACAGGCGAA
It contains:
- a CDS encoding ABC transporter permease; this encodes MPNSLTHFLQPFRALGQYTLLLVHAFSALREFKTYRKNLFDQMVRIGIDSIPIVAMAAAFSGAVMTVQTAYQLVSPFIPKTVIGAVVAPSMILELAAVVTGFILAGRVGARIAAELGTMRVTEQIDALEAMGLNSVSYLVVPRVLAGMIMVPVLYIVATFIGIASGTLVAELGGFLSTGEFLRGARQFFKPFDPIFGVIKSFVFGFVITSISCYKGYFTQGGAEGVGRSTTQAAVLSCVYILVADLILAILLL
- a CDS encoding HDIG domain-containing protein; this encodes MPTYEDALKLFHEWTTSENLRRHGYAVEAAMAHYARHFGEDETLWRMTGLLHDLDYERHPTPEEHPYVGVRVLRELGYPEEMLEAILGHADYTGTPRRTLLARTLFAVDELAGFITAVAYVRPTRLEGLTVKSVKKKLKDKAFAAGVSREDIRRGAEELGLPLEEHIAHVIAGMQAEAERLGLAASPV
- a CDS encoding ABC transporter ATP-binding protein — translated: MIQVEHLYKSFDDRPVLVDVSLEIRHGETLAIIGRSGSGKSVLMKHLIGLLKPDQGRVLVDGVDINAISYEALRRIRRQFGVLFQSGALFDSMNAFENVAFPLRTFTNLSEAEIRRRVQECLELVQLPDVGPKMPDELSGGMKKRVALARAIALQPRYIIYDEPTTGLDPETANAIDELIRNLNHQLNVTGIVVTHDMHSVLAVADRVAFLYQGRMHWVGTIEALHQSDDPILLSFVKASEYQIGQPISRSV
- a CDS encoding MlaD family protein produces the protein MSIVTMTYQNEIKVGVAVVVAALILVLGTRFLLNLPLFEHTATYETLLPDAGGLVDGSVVRLKGVVVGRVTDVRYDPQSGMARIRFQISGNVPLPEGSYTRIAGLAMFGNVEMEIIPGPPENPPLKDGSRLPGQPDGGLEAIVDEAPAVLNRLNTLLERFDVAAEAAATQLSTPGSDLRQTLLALRQSSQALATLLQREQRHIERTLENLSATSSQLRSVAGPTADSIQAAIAQLRQLLHRLEVSTTSLEQATASLDRILTHIASGQGTLGRLIYDETLYLKLDTTLTGLNRILQDFEANPGRYLRELRLIEVF
- a CDS encoding TIM barrel protein, which gives rise to MALTRRQALRTLAGAAALGSIGAPLVLPTRSRSWFKGRIKHSVCKWCYPHLSVEALAAAGVQMGLQSIELLDPPDWPIVRRYGLTCAMGNGPSRITEGFNRLENHTWLVPQFKKRIEEAAEAGVPNLICFSGNRNGMDDEEGLENCVIGLKQILPTAERYGVTICMELLNSKIDHPDYMCDHTEWGVRLVKRLGSERFKLLYDIYHMQIMEGDIIRTIRQNIAYIAHFHTAGVPGRHEIDDSQELYYPAIMRAIAETGFDGFVAQEFIPTADNPLESLRRAIAICDV